One part of the Raphanus sativus cultivar WK10039 chromosome 7, ASM80110v3, whole genome shotgun sequence genome encodes these proteins:
- the LOC108817346 gene encoding 1,4-alpha-glucan-branching enzyme 2-2, chloroplastic/amyloplastic isoform X2: protein MVEDGTVIAEDRASVSVNSSNLVKEKEVKPRTVPPPGNGQIIYEIDPMLRSYKDHLDYRYRQYKRLREEIDKYEGGLEAFSRGYEKLGFLRSDAGITYREWAPGAKSASLIGDFNNWNPNADIMTRNEFGVWEIFLPNNTDGSPAIPHGSRVKIRMDTPSGIKDSIPAWIKFSVQAPGEIPFNGIYYDPPEEEKYVFKHPQPKRPKSLRIYESHVGMSSTEPMINTYANFRDDVLPRIKKLGYNAVQIMAIQEHSYYASFGYHVTNFFAPSSRCGTPEELKSLIDRAHELGLVVLMDIVHSHASKNTLDGLNMFDGTDAHYFHSGPRGYHWMWDSRLFNYGSWEVLRYLLSNARWWLEEYKFDGFRFDGVTSMMYTHHGLSVGFTGNYTEYFGLETDVDAVTYLMLVNDMIHGLYPEAVTVGEDVSGMPTFCIPVQDGGVGFDYRLHMAIADKWIEILKKRDEDWKMGDIIYTLTNRRWSEKCIAYAESHDQALVGDKTIAFWLMDKDMYDFMAVDRPSTPLVDRGIALHKMIRLITMGLGGEGYLNFMGNEFGHPEWIDFPRGEQRLSDGSVIPGNNNSYDKCRRRFDLGDADYLRYHGLQEFDRAMQHLEEKYGFMTSEHQFISRKDEGDRVIVFERGDLVFVFNFHWTSSYFDYRIGCSKPGKYKIVLDSDDPLFGGFGRLDRKSEYFTFEGSYDGRPSSFMVYTPCRTAVVYALADRDDGLETLDPKS, encoded by the exons ATGGTAGAGGATGGCACAGTAATAGCTGAAGACCGAGCGTCTGTTTCTGTTAATTCGAGTAACCTCGTCAAGGAGAAAGAGGTCAAACCAAGAACAGTTCCCCCACCTGGTAATGGGCAGATTATATATGAGATTGACCCCATGTTGCGGAGTTACAAAGACCATCTTGATTACCG CTATAGACAGTATAAAAGATTGCGCGAGGAAATAGACAAGTATGAGGGAGGTCTGGAGGCATTCTCTCGTGGCTATGAAAAGTTAGGATTTCTACGCAG TGATGCCGGTATAACTTATAGAGAGTGGGCGCCTGGAGCTAAG TCTGCATCACTAATTGGAGATTTCAACAACTGGAATCCTAATGCAGATATCATGACTCGT AATGAATTTGGTGTTTGGGAGATCTTCTTGCCCAACAACACGGATGGTTCGCCTGCAATCCCTCATGGCTCACGTGTAAAG ATTCGTATGGATACACCATCTGGCATCAAAGACTCAATTCCTGCTTGGATCAAGTTCTCGGTGCAAGCTCCAGGTGAAATACCGTTCAATGGCATATACTATGATCCTCCAGAAGAG GAGAAGTATGTATTCAAACATCCTCAACCAAAGAGACCTAAGTCGCTGAGGATTTATGAGTCACATGTTGGCATGAGTAGCACG GAACCGATGATCAATACTTATGCTAATTTTAGAGATGATGTGCTTCCACGTATCAAAAAGCTTGGCTACAATGCTGTTCAAATCATGGCTATACAAGAACATTCATATTATGCCAGCTTTGG GTACCATGTCACAAACTTTTTTGCCCCTAGCAGCCGTTGTGGGACCCCAGAGGAACTAAAATCACTGATTGATAGAGCTCATGAGTTAGGTCTGGTCGTTCTGATGGATATCGTTCACAg CCATGCTTCAAAAAATACATTGGATGGACTGAACATGTTTGATGGAACTGATGCTCACTACTTCCACTCTGGACCTCGGGGTTACCATTGGATGTGGGACTCCCGTCTTTTCAATTATGGGAGCTGGGAA GTACTACGATATCTTCTTTCAAATGCTCGGTGGTGGCTAGAAGAATACAAGTTTGATGGATTTAGATTTGATGGTGTTACCTCAATGATGTATACTCATCATGGACTCTCG GTTGGATTTACTGGAAATTACACTGAGTACTTTGGGTTGGAAACTGATGTGGATGCTGTGACTTATCTGATGCTGGTAAATGATATGATTCATGGGCTCTACCCTGAAGCGGTTACCGTTGGGGAAGAT GTCAGTGGTATGCCAACATTCTGCATTCCTGTCCAAGATGGTGGCGTAGGATTTGACTACCGTTTACACATGGCGATAGCTGATAAATGGATAGAAATTCTAAA GAAGCGAGATGAGGACTGGAAAATGGGGGACATCATTTACACGCTTACCAACAGAAGGTGGTCAGAGAAGTGTATTGCTTATGCTGAGAGTCACGATCAAGCTCTTGTCGGTGATAAAACAATTGCCTTCTGGTTAATGGACAAG GATATGTATGATTTCATGGCAGTAGACAGGCCATCAACTCCTCTGGTCGATAGAGGAATAGCTTTGCATAAAATGATCAGGCTTATAACCATGGGATTAGGCGGTGAAGGCTACTTAAATTTTATGGGGAACGAGTTCGGACATCCAG AATGGATCGATTTTCCCAGAGGCGAGCAGCGTCTTTCTGATGGGAGTGTGATTCCTGGGAACAACAACAGTTATGACAAATGCAGGCGCAGATTTGATCTT GGGGATGCGGACTATCTTAGATACCACGGACTGCAAGAGTTTGATCGGGCAATGCAGCATCTTGAAGAGAAATACGGT TTTATGACATCGGAGCATCAATTCATATCAAGAAAAGACGAAGGAGATAGAGTAATCGTGTTCGAAAGAGGTGATCTGGTCTTCGTCTTCAACTTCCACTGGACCAGCAGCTACTTTGATTACCGCATTGGTTGCTCCAAGCCAGGCAAATACAAG ATCGTATTGGACTCGGACGATCCTCTGTTCGGTGGATTCGGCAGGCTCGATCGCAAGTCAGAGTATTTCACATTT GAGGGGTCTTATGACGGACGACCCTCCTCTTTCATGGTCTACACACCATGCAGAACAGCAGTGGTTTACGCTTTAGCAGACCGTGATGATGGTCTCGAGACTTTGGATCCAAAATCgtaa
- the LOC108817346 gene encoding 1,4-alpha-glucan-branching enzyme 2-2, chloroplastic/amyloplastic isoform X1, which yields MVVVHGVSLTPGVLVSAFPLPLSSSSSSNARRSVNGNSTVSFFLKKRPLSRKIFAGNQSAKFDSKSQAISASKKVLVPDNVDHGASLVTHDPLQGPSSVTEEEEEPQILNLESQTMVEDGTVIAEDRASVSVNSSNLVKEKEVKPRTVPPPGNGQIIYEIDPMLRSYKDHLDYRYRQYKRLREEIDKYEGGLEAFSRGYEKLGFLRSDAGITYREWAPGAKSASLIGDFNNWNPNADIMTRNEFGVWEIFLPNNTDGSPAIPHGSRVKIRMDTPSGIKDSIPAWIKFSVQAPGEIPFNGIYYDPPEEEKYVFKHPQPKRPKSLRIYESHVGMSSTEPMINTYANFRDDVLPRIKKLGYNAVQIMAIQEHSYYASFGYHVTNFFAPSSRCGTPEELKSLIDRAHELGLVVLMDIVHSHASKNTLDGLNMFDGTDAHYFHSGPRGYHWMWDSRLFNYGSWEVLRYLLSNARWWLEEYKFDGFRFDGVTSMMYTHHGLSVGFTGNYTEYFGLETDVDAVTYLMLVNDMIHGLYPEAVTVGEDVSGMPTFCIPVQDGGVGFDYRLHMAIADKWIEILKKRDEDWKMGDIIYTLTNRRWSEKCIAYAESHDQALVGDKTIAFWLMDKDMYDFMAVDRPSTPLVDRGIALHKMIRLITMGLGGEGYLNFMGNEFGHPEWIDFPRGEQRLSDGSVIPGNNNSYDKCRRRFDLGDADYLRYHGLQEFDRAMQHLEEKYGFMTSEHQFISRKDEGDRVIVFERGDLVFVFNFHWTSSYFDYRIGCSKPGKYKIVLDSDDPLFGGFGRLDRKSEYFTFEGSYDGRPSSFMVYTPCRTAVVYALADRDDGLETLDPKS from the exons ATGGTGGTGGTTCATGGAGTGTCTCTGACTCCAGGTGTTCTCGTCTCAGCCTTccctcttcctctctcttcttcttcttcctccaatGCGCGACGATCTGTCAATGGAAACTCAACCGTCTCTTTCTTCCTGAAGAAACGCCCTCTCTCTC GGAAGATCTTTGCTGGGAATCAATCTGCTAAGTTTGATTCTAAGTCACAAGCTATCTCTGCCTCCAAGAAAGTCTTAGTACCTGATAATGTTGATCATGGTGCTTCTTTGGTGACTCATGATCCCCTACAAGGTCCCAGCAGCgttacagaagaagaagaagaaccacaG ATATTAAATCTAGAAAGTCAAACAATGGTAGAGGATGGCACAGTAATAGCTGAAGACCGAGCGTCTGTTTCTGTTAATTCGAGTAACCTCGTCAAGGAGAAAGAGGTCAAACCAAGAACAGTTCCCCCACCTGGTAATGGGCAGATTATATATGAGATTGACCCCATGTTGCGGAGTTACAAAGACCATCTTGATTACCG CTATAGACAGTATAAAAGATTGCGCGAGGAAATAGACAAGTATGAGGGAGGTCTGGAGGCATTCTCTCGTGGCTATGAAAAGTTAGGATTTCTACGCAG TGATGCCGGTATAACTTATAGAGAGTGGGCGCCTGGAGCTAAG TCTGCATCACTAATTGGAGATTTCAACAACTGGAATCCTAATGCAGATATCATGACTCGT AATGAATTTGGTGTTTGGGAGATCTTCTTGCCCAACAACACGGATGGTTCGCCTGCAATCCCTCATGGCTCACGTGTAAAG ATTCGTATGGATACACCATCTGGCATCAAAGACTCAATTCCTGCTTGGATCAAGTTCTCGGTGCAAGCTCCAGGTGAAATACCGTTCAATGGCATATACTATGATCCTCCAGAAGAG GAGAAGTATGTATTCAAACATCCTCAACCAAAGAGACCTAAGTCGCTGAGGATTTATGAGTCACATGTTGGCATGAGTAGCACG GAACCGATGATCAATACTTATGCTAATTTTAGAGATGATGTGCTTCCACGTATCAAAAAGCTTGGCTACAATGCTGTTCAAATCATGGCTATACAAGAACATTCATATTATGCCAGCTTTGG GTACCATGTCACAAACTTTTTTGCCCCTAGCAGCCGTTGTGGGACCCCAGAGGAACTAAAATCACTGATTGATAGAGCTCATGAGTTAGGTCTGGTCGTTCTGATGGATATCGTTCACAg CCATGCTTCAAAAAATACATTGGATGGACTGAACATGTTTGATGGAACTGATGCTCACTACTTCCACTCTGGACCTCGGGGTTACCATTGGATGTGGGACTCCCGTCTTTTCAATTATGGGAGCTGGGAA GTACTACGATATCTTCTTTCAAATGCTCGGTGGTGGCTAGAAGAATACAAGTTTGATGGATTTAGATTTGATGGTGTTACCTCAATGATGTATACTCATCATGGACTCTCG GTTGGATTTACTGGAAATTACACTGAGTACTTTGGGTTGGAAACTGATGTGGATGCTGTGACTTATCTGATGCTGGTAAATGATATGATTCATGGGCTCTACCCTGAAGCGGTTACCGTTGGGGAAGAT GTCAGTGGTATGCCAACATTCTGCATTCCTGTCCAAGATGGTGGCGTAGGATTTGACTACCGTTTACACATGGCGATAGCTGATAAATGGATAGAAATTCTAAA GAAGCGAGATGAGGACTGGAAAATGGGGGACATCATTTACACGCTTACCAACAGAAGGTGGTCAGAGAAGTGTATTGCTTATGCTGAGAGTCACGATCAAGCTCTTGTCGGTGATAAAACAATTGCCTTCTGGTTAATGGACAAG GATATGTATGATTTCATGGCAGTAGACAGGCCATCAACTCCTCTGGTCGATAGAGGAATAGCTTTGCATAAAATGATCAGGCTTATAACCATGGGATTAGGCGGTGAAGGCTACTTAAATTTTATGGGGAACGAGTTCGGACATCCAG AATGGATCGATTTTCCCAGAGGCGAGCAGCGTCTTTCTGATGGGAGTGTGATTCCTGGGAACAACAACAGTTATGACAAATGCAGGCGCAGATTTGATCTT GGGGATGCGGACTATCTTAGATACCACGGACTGCAAGAGTTTGATCGGGCAATGCAGCATCTTGAAGAGAAATACGGT TTTATGACATCGGAGCATCAATTCATATCAAGAAAAGACGAAGGAGATAGAGTAATCGTGTTCGAAAGAGGTGATCTGGTCTTCGTCTTCAACTTCCACTGGACCAGCAGCTACTTTGATTACCGCATTGGTTGCTCCAAGCCAGGCAAATACAAG ATCGTATTGGACTCGGACGATCCTCTGTTCGGTGGATTCGGCAGGCTCGATCGCAAGTCAGAGTATTTCACATTT GAGGGGTCTTATGACGGACGACCCTCCTCTTTCATGGTCTACACACCATGCAGAACAGCAGTGGTTTACGCTTTAGCAGACCGTGATGATGGTCTCGAGACTTTGGATCCAAAATCgtaa